One window of the Hoplias malabaricus isolate fHopMal1 chromosome Y, fHopMal1.hap1, whole genome shotgun sequence genome contains the following:
- the LOC136679424 gene encoding neurogenic differentiation factor 6-B-like: MLTVPFEEAEASRELRFGSSSAGSKETRDEEEEDEEERDDRRAGRRRRGGGGGGGEGGGGSGGTERARARRQEANTRERTRMHGLNSALERLRRVVPCHSKTQKLSKIETLRLARNYIRALSETLRTGTRPDVLVFARTLCAGLSQPTTNLVAGCLQLNAARYDTHYDAHYDAEHVATPTGHAHHAPYDRGGGANGGGYELSGCGARLDPPLSYDGIFSFRTREHEGAADSHYAHGGALTHFPYELHLHQSFQSQHEPNTSFHS, from the coding sequence ATGCTCACGGTGCCATTTGAAGAGGCAGAAGCCTCGCGCGAGCTCCGTTTCGGCTCGTCCAGCGCGGGGTCGAAGGAGACGAGGGAcgaagaagaggaggatgaagaagagCGGGACGACAGACGCGCAGGACGgcggaggagaggaggaggaggaggaggaggggaaggAGGTGGAGGGTCAGGTGGCACAGAGCGCGCGCGCGCACGGCGTCAGGAAGCGAACACGCGGGAGCGTACACGCATGCACGGGCTGAACAGCGCGCTCGAGCGTCTGCGGCGCGTGGTGCCGTGCCACTCCAAGACGCAGAAACTGTCCAAGATCGAGACGCTGCGTCTGGCCAGAAACTACATCCGGGCCCTTTCCGAGACGCTGCGCACTGGCACGCGGCCTGACGTGTTGGTGTTCGCGCGCACGCTTTGCGCAGGCCTCTCGCAACCCACTACCAACCTGGTGGCCGGCTGCCTGCAGCTCAACGCCGCACGCTACGACACGCATTATGACGCGCACTACGACGCTGAGCACGTGGCCACGCCCACCGGACACGCCCATCACGCGCCGTACGACCGTGGCGGAGGAGCAAACGGCGGTGGCTACGAGTTGAGCGGCTGCGGCGCGAGGCTGGATCCCCCACTCAGCTACGACGGCATCTTCTCTTTCAGGACGCGCGAGCACGAGGGGGCTGCGGACTCTCACTACGCGCACGGGGGCGCGCTCACACATTTCCCCTACGAGCTGCACCTGCACCAGAGCTTCCAGAGCCAGCACGAGCCGAACACGAGCTTCCACAGCTGA
- the LOC136678531 gene encoding chemokine XC receptor 1-like, translating into MGDASMDHVLNDSSYTLYDYNYSDLILPIEEEGLQAASSVTATFYGLIIVISLTGNGFLLWYLVKHKGLRSSANLLLLHLTVSDLVFTLTLVPWGVFHIWGWIFGDVACKLFSGAIFLGFYSYMMFLTCMTVHRYMAVVHALRISLLDARRGRFYTHLTCTAVWLFSTFCSLPEVLFSETVRSSEGMLCVFNYQSVMLELTISYVQIFVFFLLPFWVIILCYTQILSTIRRCQINNREHTVWLILATVVGFFLCWTPYNITVFLESLKLLKIEALSTFEWKKGLVYAYYITHITAYCHCCINPLIQIFGGVKFRSYLLSYTGFRRMSERERSHTFNSQSTPFHASVSGQTNV; encoded by the coding sequence ATGGGCGATGCCAGTATGGACCATGTCTTAAATGACTCCAGTTACACTTTGTATGATTACAACTACTCAGACCTCATCCTGCCAATAGAAGAGGAGGGGCTGCAGGCAGCCAGCTCAGTCACTGCCACCTTCTATGGCTTAATCATTGTCATCAGCCTCACAGGAAATGGTTTTTTGCTCTGGTATCTGGTCAAGCACAAGGGCCTAAGAAGCTCTGCCAATCTCCTGCTCCTGCATCTCACTGTCTCTGACCTGGTCTTTACCCTCACACTTGTGCCATGGGGAGTCTTCCACATCTGGGGCTGGATCTTCGGAGATGTGGCCTGCAAACTGTTCAGTGGAGCAATCTTTTTGGGTTTCTACAGTTACATGATGTTCCTAACATGTATGACAGTGCATCGCTACATGGCAGTGGTACACGCCTTGCGTATTTCGTTGCTGGACGCCCGTCGTGGAAGGTTCTACACCCATTTGACTTGTACTGCGGTGTGGCTATTCTCAACCTTCTGTAGCCTGCCAGAAGTGCTTTTCTCAGAGACTGTACGCAGTTCAGAGGGCATGTTGTGTGTCTTCAACTATCAATCAGTGATGCTGGAGCTGACAATCAGTTACGTGCAGATTTTTGTCTTCTTCCTCCTGCCGTTTTGGGTCATCATACTCTGCTATACTCAGATACTGAGCACCATCCGGCGGTGTCAGATCAACAACCGAGAGCACACAGTGTGGCTGATTTTGGCCACAGTTGTTGGATTTTTCCTCTGCTGGACGCCTTATAACATCACCGTCTTTCTAGAGTCACTGAAGCTGCTGAAAATAGAGGCATTGTCTACTTTCGAATGGAAGAAAGGATTGGTTTATGCTTATTACATCACTCACATCACAGCCTACTGCCACTGCTGCATTAACCCACTCATCCAGATCTTCGGCGGGGTGAAGTTTAGGAGCTATCTGCTGTCGTACACTGGTTTCAGACGCATgtctgaaagagagaggagcCACACGTTCAACTCACAGAGCACTCCTTTCCATGCCTCTGTGTCAGGGCAGACCAATGTGTGA
- the LOC136679249 gene encoding chemokine XC receptor 1-like — translation MDINNSSVNDSYEYNYDGEELITLCEQSSYAEITGGSYIVICIFSLIGNSLLLYGLARFEDLKRVTMLFILCLAVFDLLFTVTLPFWAVDNLHKWIFGDVACKILTGAYFVGIYGSLILLTAMTVDRFFAIVVRSQWLTRRRRLGLAKAACVGAWVISVGACLKDALTSNTQHIGFTKTCNASPSQGGHMEYYAQVILLFFLPLTVITFCYGKILHTLMSTSGKKKYRTVLVVLCIVVAFVICWGPYHILMIVQAEYHPKECDKKTELNHALVACRILAYFHCCVNPLLYMLRGRSRKILSSLLFCSAELRQIQHQERHTEPSHSNLMQQSIVERVDIFTAKEQNQMELKTV, via the coding sequence ATGGACATCAATAACAGCAGTGTGAATGACTCATATGAATATAACTATGATGGAGAAGAATTGATCACCCTCTGCGAACAGAGCAGTTATGCTGAAATCACAGGAGGGAGCTACATCGTGATCTGTATATTCAGCCTCATTGGGAACAGCCTGCTCCTCTATGGCCTAGCTCGTTTTGAGGACCTCAAGAGAGTGACCATGCTCTTCATCCTCTGCTTGGCTGTCTTTGACCTATTGTTTACAGTGACACTTCCGTTTTGGGCTGTTGACAACCTCCACAAATGGATCTTCGGGGACGTGGCTTGTAAAATCCTAACTGGAGCCTATTTTGTGGGAATTTATGGAAGCCTCATTCTACTGACAGCCATGACTGTGGACCGCTTCTTTGCCATAGTGGTCCGCAGCCAGTGGCTGACCCGCCGACGCAGGCTCGGTTTAGCAAAGGCAGCCTGTGTGGGCGCGTGGGTCATCAGCGTGGGGGCTTGTCTGAAAGATGCCTTGACCTCTAATACTCAACATATAGGGTTTACCAAAACCTGCAATGCCAGCCCCTCCCAAGGGGGCCACATGGAGTATTATGCTCAGGTCATCTTGCTCTTCTTCCTCCCACTGACAGTCATCACATTCTGCTATGGCAAAATCCTGCACACCCTCATGTCCACCTCAGGCAAGAAGAAGTACAGAACCGTTCTGGTTGTTTTGTGCATAGTGGTGGCTTTTGTGATATGCTGGGGACCTTACCACATTCTCATGATAGTGCAGGCAGAGTACCATCCTAAGGAATGCGACAAGAAGACCGAACTAAACCATGCACTTGTTGCCTGTCGTATCTTGGCCTATTTCCACTGCTGTGTGAATCCACTGCTATACATGCTCAGGGGTCGGTCCAGGAAAATCCTCTCCAGTCTTCTCTTCTGCTCTGCTGAACTGAGGCAAATTCAGCAccaagagagacacacagagccCAGCCACTCCAACTTAATGCAGCAATCAATAGTGGAGCGGGTCGACATATTCACAGCCAAAGAGCAAAATCAAATGGAGCTCAAGACAGTTTAA
- the LOC136679607 gene encoding chemokine XC receptor 1-like: MEEDYMLYTTEPDNITYYYEYIDDECHKTEVHQFECIITPVFFSVITMFSCVGNALVLWVLVRYKNLKSLTNAFLLNLALSNLVFTFGLPFWAYYYSVGRWTFGEVTCKAVSYVFFLGFYSSIIFLTTMTVHRYVAVVHPQSVISNRKRYHSVLTSVVLWVLSLCAATPHVIFTTAVIDDNTEGQVYCDYHDIKWKNVGTYQQNGFFLAAFITITFCYIQILERLLRPMAHTRRKTVKLILCIVVVFFIGWAPYNITIFLYTFISFNIAPFNECNVSTTIDYVSYVSRLVAFSHCCLNPVFYVFMGSKFQNHLKKMLCNA, translated from the coding sequence ATGGAGGAAGATTATATGTTATACACTACTGAGCCAGACAACATAACGTATTACTATGAATATATTGATGATGAATGCCACAAGACTGAGGTGCACCAGTTTGAATGCATTATCACTCCAGTCTTTTTCTCTGTGATCACCATGTTCAGCTGTGTGGGCAATGCGCTGGTCCTGTGGGTGCTGGTCAGATATAAAAATCTGAAATCCCTGACCAATGCCTTCCTCCTGAACCTGGCCCTCTCCAACCTGGTCTTCACCTTTGGCCTGCCCTTCTGGGCTTACTACTacagtgttggtaggtggacatTCGGAGAAGTGACCTGCAAAGCTGTTAGCTATGTTTTCTTCCTGGGATTTTACAGCAGCATTATATTTTTGACCACGATGACGGTGCACCGCTACGTAGCCGTGGTCCATCCCCAGTCTGTAATCTCGAACAGAAAGAGATACCACAGTGTTCTGACTTCAGTGGTCCTCTGGGTTCTAAGTTTATGTGCTGCAACTCCTCATGTTATCTTCACCACCGCTGTGATTGACGACAACACAGAGGGCCAGGTTTACTGCGATTACCATGACATCAAGTGGAAGAATGTTGGCACCTACCAACAAAATGGCTTCTTCCTTGCTGCTTTCATCACCATCACATTCTGCTACATTCAGATCCTTGAGAGACTCCTCAGACCCATGGCCCACACCCGCCGCAAGACAGTGAAGCTCATCCTCTGCATCGTGGTGGTCTTCTTCATCGGCTGGGCACCTTACAACATCACCATCTTCCTCTACACAttcatttcttttaatattgCTCCATTTAATGAGTGCAATGTCAGTACCACTATCGACTATGTTTCATACGTCTCCCGTCTGGTGGCCTTCTCCCATTGCTGCCTCAATCCAGTCTTTTATGTCTTTATGGGGAGCAAATTCCAAAACCACTTGAAGAAGATGCTGTGTAATGCCTGA
- the LOC136679390 gene encoding chemokine XC receptor 1-like — protein sequence MGTVSFLDGFIRELVFSHLQPPRFEDTLNSNLSMDKEEDYILYTTESGNITDYYDYSDDACHKTEVYQFGVIITSVFFSVVTLFSCVGNALVLWVLVKYENLKSLTNTFLLNLALSDLVFTFGLPFWAYYNFAGRWTFGEVTCKAISYVFFLGFYSSIIFLTTMTVHRYIAVVRPLSVILNRNRYHCVVTSIIIWILSFCAATPHVIYTTAVIDPNTEGHVHCDYQDINWKIVGTYQQNGFFLAAFITITFCYIQILERLLRPTAHTRRKTVKLILCIVVVFFIGWAPYNIAIFLNTLISFKIAPFNECIVSIAIDYVLYVSRLVAFSHCCLNPVFYVFMGIKFRNHLKKMLWNICRKVDQLPSRNSIYSNGDEISMF from the exons ATGGGAACAGTGTCGTTTTTAGATGGTTTCATAAGGGAATTGGTCTTCAGTCACCTTCAACCACCTCGATTTGAGGACACTTTGAACTCCAACCTAAG CATGGACAAGGAGGAAGATTATATTTTATACACTACTGAGTCAGGAAACATAACTGACTACTATGACTATAGTGATGATGCATGCCATAAGACTGAGGTGTACCAGTTTGGAGTCATCATCACTTCAGTCTTTTTCTCTGTGGTCACCCTGTTCAGCTGTGTGGGCAATGCACTGGTGCTGTGGGTGCTAGTCAAATATGAAAATCTGAAATCCCTGACCAATACCTTCCTCCTGAACCTGGCCCTCTCTGACCTGGTCTTCACCTTTGGCCTGCCCTTCTGGGCTTATTACAACTTCGCTGGTAGGTGGACATTCGGAGAAGTGACCTGCAAAGCCATTAGCTATGTTTTCTTCCTGGGTTTTTACAGCAGCATTATCTTTTTGACCACGATGACGGTTCACCGCTACATAGCCGTGGTCCGTCCCCTGTCTGTAATCTTGAACAGGAATAGATACCACTGTGTTGTGACCTCGATTATCATCTGGATTCTAAGTTTTTGTGCTGCAACTCCTCATGTTATCTACACCACCGCTGTCATTGACCCAAACACAGAGGGCCATGTTCACTGTGATTACCAAGACATTAACTGGAAGATTGTTGGCACCTACCAACAAAATGGTTTCTTCCTTGCTGCTTTCATCACCATCACATTCTGCTACATTCAGATCCTTGAGAGACTCCTCAGACCCACGGCCCACACCCGTCGCAAGACAGTTAAGCTCATCCTCTGCATCGTGGTGGTCTTCTTCATAGGCTGGGCACCTTACAACATCGCCATCTTCCTCAACACattaatttcttttaaaattgcTCCATTCAATGAGTGCATTGTTAGCATCGCCATTGACTATGTTTTATACGTCTCCCGTCTGGTGGCCTTCTCCCACTGCTGCCTCAATCCAGTCTTTTATGTCTTTATGGGGATCAAATTCCGAAACCACTTGAAGAAGATGCTATGGAACATCTGCAGGAAAGTGGATCAACTTCCCAGTCGGAATAGTATCTACTCCAATGGGGACGAAATCTCCATGTTCTAG